AATTCAGGAACGAGTTTACCCCTGATAGGTATCATCTCACGCAGGCTTCTGTCTCCTAGGTCAGCAATAACAACCGGAAGTTGTTTCCCACCCATATTCAATACCGGACGAGTATCGCGGCGCTCGTATTCAAACGGGTTGGTTTGCGCAATCATTGGTGCCGAAATAGGCTCGTGATTCTGATAACGTTTAAAATGATTTACCAGTTTTAAAGCCACCGGAATTTCATTCAGCGGCGCTTCGGTTAACGAAATACGCACTGTGTCGCCAATTCCGTCGCTCAACAACGCTCCCACTCCAACGGCTGATTTTATGCGTCCGTCTTCTCCTTCGCCTGCCTCAGTAACTCCCAAATGAATGGGGAATTTCATATCCTCAAGGCGCATTTTAAAGTTAAGCAAACGAACGGTGTAAACCATAACACGTGTATTGCTTGACTTTATCGACACCACAACATTTTTAAAATCTTCCTTTTTACAAATGCGCAGGAATTCCATCACTGATTCGGCAATTCCGGCTGGAGTATCGCCATAACGGCTCATTACCCTGTCGGAAAGCGATCCGTGGTTGGCACCTATTCGTAATGCTGTTTTGGTTTCTTTCAGCATCTTTAGAAAAGGCACAAACTGCTTTTCAATAATAGCGAGCTCCTGATTATATTCTACGTCAGTGTATATTTTATTTTTGAATTGCGCTCGTTTGTCATAGAAGTTTCCAGGATTGATACGCACCTTCGATACGTACTTGGCAGCAATTTCAGCAAGTCTTGGATTGAAATGGATATCAGCGATCAAAGGAGTATTGTAGCCTCTCTCAACCAATTCCTTCTTGATAACCTGTAGGCTTTCCGCATCCGACATCCCTTTTACCGTTACCCGAACATAATCGGCACCGGCTTTAACCACACGAATGATCTGCTCTATTGTAGCCTCGGTATCCGTGGTGTTGGTATCGGTCATCGTTTGAATGCGGATAGGATGACTGCTACCGACAGGAACTCCCCCGATGTTTACTTCTGCAGTTTCTTGTCGTTGATAGCGGGTTAAATCTTTAATATAGTTGAAATTACGATCTTTCATCAGTTAATCTGTTAAGCTGAGTTGCAAATTTAACCTAATGCTTCTAAAATAAAAAGAATAGTCTATTTTTGTTTCGTATTCTATTTATATGATTGTTGAAACAAGGAATATCACGAAATTGTTTGGGAAACAGAAAGCCTTAGATGCTATCAGTTTTACTGTAAACAAAGGCGAACTGGTAGGTTTTTTAGGTCCGAACGGTGCCGGGAAATCAACCACCATGAAAATCATCACCGGCTTTCTTCCACAAGATGCCGGCGATATTATGATCGATGGACAAAAAGTATCGGGACAAAACCTCGAATATAAGAAGCAAATTGGCTACTTACCCGAGCATAATCCGCTTTATACCGACCTTTATGTGAAGGAATTTTTGGAGATAACAGCGGGTTTTTACCACCTGAAAAATAAAAAGCAACGTGTTGCCGAAATGATTGAGCTCACGGGTCTGGGAATTGAGCAGCACAAAAAAATACGTGCCCTCTCGAAAGGTTACCGCCAGCGTGTGGGATTAGCACAGGCATTAATTCACGATCCGTCGATATTGATTCTGGATGAACCTACAACCGGTCTGGACCCTAACCAGCTGGAAGAAATCCGGGCGCTGATACGCGAGATAAGCAAGGAGAAAACGGTAATTCTGTCGTCGCACATTATGCAGGAAGTAGAAGCTGTTTGCAATCGCGTGCTGATAATCAACAAGGGAAAAATTGTTGCCGATGGTAATATTTCGGACGTAAAAGCCGGAATCAACATTCAAAACCAGGTTGTAATTGCCGGATTTAAAGAACAAGTTTCAGAAAAGCAGCTGTTACAAATCCCCGGCGTAAACAGGGTTGCCAAAAATGAGTTGGGTTGGGAAATTGAAGCAAAAAATGAAGCCGATATCCGGCAGAACATTTTTCAGTTTGCTGTTACCAATAAACTCACATTACTAACCCTTTTTGAAAAGCAACAAAATCTTGAGAATGTTTTTCATCAGCTTACCCGATAAATCAACCTGCACCTCAAAATGCATCCTGAAGTTTCAGTAATACTACCCTATTTTAACGCCGAACTCACTCTGCAGCGCGCTATCAGCAGTATTCTAGAACAAAGTTTTACCAATTTCGAACTGCTTTTGGTTAACAACAACAGCACCGACAAAAGTGCAGATATTGCCGGGCAGGCATTGCAAAACGATTCACGTATTGTCTTGCTTGATGAGAATATTCCGGGTGTAGTCAATGCCATGAATTGCGGATTAAAAAACGCCCGTGCCCGGTTCATTTCCCGTATGGATGCTGATGATGTTGCCCATCCGGAAAAACTGCAAAAACAATACAACTACCTCGAAAATAATCCGATAATTGATTTTTTGGGCAGCGAAGTCGAATATGTTCCTCACATCGCAGAGAATAAAGGCTTCCGGAGATTTGTAGATTGGGCAAACTCGTTTCACACGCCTCAAG
This is a stretch of genomic DNA from uncultured Draconibacterium sp.. It encodes these proteins:
- the ispG gene encoding (E)-4-hydroxy-3-methylbut-2-enyl-diphosphate synthase; amino-acid sequence: MKDRNFNYIKDLTRYQRQETAEVNIGGVPVGSSHPIRIQTMTDTNTTDTEATIEQIIRVVKAGADYVRVTVKGMSDAESLQVIKKELVERGYNTPLIADIHFNPRLAEIAAKYVSKVRINPGNFYDKRAQFKNKIYTDVEYNQELAIIEKQFVPFLKMLKETKTALRIGANHGSLSDRVMSRYGDTPAGIAESVMEFLRICKKEDFKNVVVSIKSSNTRVMVYTVRLLNFKMRLEDMKFPIHLGVTEAGEGEDGRIKSAVGVGALLSDGIGDTVRISLTEAPLNEIPVALKLVNHFKRYQNHEPISAPMIAQTNPFEYERRDTRPVLNMGGKQLPVVIADLGDRSLREMIPIRGKLVPEFFISGNKILDIQGEEYPVITLEEYLFESTRWGRMKFIRTDKAEFDRFMDMHPEIIMKLKQTRKTVLILESHNANPMAELRAFFMSLETHIWKVPVVLFRQYNESRLDDLQITAAADLGGLLIDGYGDGICISNENENITFTELKDLSFALLQASRMRVTKTEFVSCPGCGRTLFNLQETTRAVKAHFKHLDHLKIGIMGCVVNGPGEMGDVDYGFVGAGNNKVNLYKGLKPIKRHIPYENAVEELEQLIRENGDWKDPED
- the gldA gene encoding gliding motility-associated ABC transporter ATP-binding subunit GldA, with the translated sequence MIVETRNITKLFGKQKALDAISFTVNKGELVGFLGPNGAGKSTTMKIITGFLPQDAGDIMIDGQKVSGQNLEYKKQIGYLPEHNPLYTDLYVKEFLEITAGFYHLKNKKQRVAEMIELTGLGIEQHKKIRALSKGYRQRVGLAQALIHDPSILILDEPTTGLDPNQLEEIRALIREISKEKTVILSSHIMQEVEAVCNRVLIINKGKIVADGNISDVKAGINIQNQVVIAGFKEQVSEKQLLQIPGVNRVAKNELGWEIEAKNEADIRQNIFQFAVTNKLTLLTLFEKQQNLENVFHQLTR